The proteins below are encoded in one region of Sporosarcina sp. FSL K6-1508:
- a CDS encoding DUF948 domain-containing protein, which produces MTFTGIGVLLIGIALLVLAIFLARVLNNFASILNGVDKTIEQLPSQLDSILNETGDLIANSNNTLADVNEKLGTLTPLFHIVGDVGESTRTLSSSLVDLTASAKAKMDGADEDKQDKRLGGLYGTAALGFYAMRKKGRIKKESDVSVGRNLYREGEKRTLAVNRMKEEAKVAARSKK; this is translated from the coding sequence ATGACTTTCACAGGAATCGGTGTATTGCTTATAGGTATCGCATTATTGGTACTAGCAATTTTTCTAGCACGTGTATTAAATAACTTTGCATCCATTTTGAATGGGGTAGATAAAACAATAGAGCAGTTGCCAAGTCAATTGGATAGCATCTTAAATGAGACTGGGGATTTAATAGCAAACAGTAACAATACTCTTGCTGATGTCAATGAAAAGCTTGGCACTTTGACACCTTTGTTCCATATAGTTGGGGATGTTGGTGAGTCTACAAGGACTTTGTCATCCTCTTTAGTCGATCTGACTGCTTCTGCTAAGGCCAAGATGGACGGGGCAGATGAGGATAAGCAGGACAAGCGATTAGGCGGTTTATATGGCACCGCTGCTCTCGGATTCTATGCTATGAGAAAGAAAGGCAGGATTAAAAAAGAATCAGATGTATCAGTTGGAAGAAACCTGTACCGTGAAGGTGAGAAACGTACATTGGCTGTTAACAGGATGAAAGAAGAAGCAAAAGTGGCTGCAAGAAGTAAAAAATAA